One Streptomyces hundungensis DNA segment encodes these proteins:
- a CDS encoding carbohydrate ABC transporter permease, whose protein sequence is MSPAPSAPATTGLRRARAVRWLPIAPATLLLLLFLAGPIGYCGYLAFTDMRLTGSATVDFVGFANFRRAFADPAFRNAVVLTLVFTVLSALLGQNTLGLALAALMRRASRPVRTVTGALVITAWVLPEIVAAFLLYAFFRREGTLNALLDQLHLPTQNWLFTLPILAVSFANVWRGTAFSMLIYSAALAEIPRDVEEAAEVDGASGARRFWHITLPMIRRSIGTNLMLNTLQTLSVFGLIWAMTRGGPGNRSQTLPVYMYDQAFLKSLIGYGTAVALLLLLVGSLFSVVYLRLLKVEV, encoded by the coding sequence GTGAGCCCCGCCCCCTCCGCGCCGGCCACGACCGGCCTGCGCCGTGCCCGTGCGGTGCGCTGGCTGCCGATCGCGCCCGCCACCCTGCTCCTGCTGCTCTTCCTCGCCGGGCCGATCGGCTACTGCGGCTATCTGGCCTTCACCGACATGCGCCTGACCGGGTCCGCCACGGTGGACTTCGTCGGTTTCGCGAACTTCCGGCGGGCCTTCGCCGACCCCGCGTTCCGCAACGCGGTTGTGCTCACGCTCGTGTTCACCGTGCTGTCCGCGCTGCTCGGCCAGAACACCCTGGGCCTGGCGCTTGCCGCGCTGATGCGACGGGCCTCGCGCCCGGTGCGGACGGTGACGGGGGCGCTGGTGATCACCGCCTGGGTGCTGCCGGAGATCGTGGCCGCTTTCTTGCTGTACGCCTTCTTCCGGCGCGAGGGCACCCTGAACGCCCTCCTCGACCAGCTCCATCTCCCCACCCAGAACTGGCTGTTCACCCTGCCCATCCTCGCGGTGTCCTTCGCCAACGTGTGGCGCGGCACGGCGTTCTCGATGCTGATCTACTCGGCGGCGCTCGCCGAGATCCCGCGGGACGTCGAGGAGGCCGCGGAGGTCGACGGGGCGAGCGGGGCGCGCCGGTTCTGGCACATCACGCTGCCGATGATCCGCCGTTCCATCGGCACCAACCTGATGCTCAACACCCTCCAGACGCTCTCCGTGTTCGGGCTCATCTGGGCGATGACCCGGGGCGGGCCCGGCAACCGCAGCCAGACGCTCCCGGTGTACATGTACGACCAGGCGTTCCTCAAGAGCCTGATCGGCTACGGCACGGCCGTCGCGCTGCTGCTCCTCCTGGTCGGCTCGCTGTTCTCGGTGGTCTATCTGCGGCTGCTGAAGGTGGAGGTGTGA
- a CDS encoding carbohydrate ABC transporter permease yields MRAVPARRTRRHKRRRLAADAALLVVAAAFAVPLLWLLLASLDSEADLRVRVPGSATLDNFSAVLTPDITYTPMLNSLLLCGSSTLLTVVCAALAAYPLSRHRSRLARPYLLTVLFTTCLPITAVMVPVYGLFVRVDLVDTTYGTALFLATSQLPFAIWLMKNFMDGVPLALEEAAWTDGASMPQTLVRVVLPLMGPGVAVVTIYTFIMLWGNFFVPFMLLLTPDKLPASVSILTFFGNHGSVVYGELAAFSILYSTPVLLLYVLIARRLGGGFAAAGGVKG; encoded by the coding sequence GTGAGGGCGGTCCCGGCGCGCCGCACGCGCCGCCACAAGCGGCGCCGGCTCGCCGCCGACGCGGCTCTGCTCGTGGTGGCGGCGGCCTTCGCGGTGCCGCTGCTCTGGCTGCTGCTCGCCTCCCTCGACAGCGAGGCCGATCTGCGGGTACGGGTGCCGGGCTCGGCGACCCTGGACAACTTCTCGGCCGTCCTGACCCCCGACATCACGTACACGCCGATGCTCAACAGCCTGCTGCTGTGCGGGAGTTCGACGCTCCTGACGGTGGTGTGCGCGGCCCTCGCGGCCTATCCCCTCTCGCGCCACCGCTCCCGTCTGGCCCGCCCCTACTTACTGACGGTCCTGTTCACGACGTGTCTGCCGATCACCGCGGTGATGGTGCCGGTGTACGGGCTCTTCGTGCGGGTGGACCTCGTCGACACGACGTACGGCACGGCGCTGTTCCTCGCCACGTCCCAACTCCCTTTCGCCATCTGGCTGATGAAGAACTTCATGGACGGGGTGCCGCTCGCCCTGGAGGAGGCGGCCTGGACCGACGGCGCGTCGATGCCGCAGACGCTGGTGCGGGTGGTGCTGCCGCTGATGGGGCCCGGGGTGGCCGTGGTGACGATCTACACCTTCATCATGCTGTGGGGGAACTTCTTCGTCCCGTTCATGCTGCTGCTCACCCCCGACAAGCTCCCGGCGTCCGTCTCGATCCTCACGTTCTTCGGGAACCACGGCTCGGTGGTCTACGGCGAGCTCGCCGCGTTCTCGATCCTGTACTCGACGCCGGTGCTGCTGCTGTACGTCCTGATCGCGCGGCGGCTCGGCGGGGGGTTCGCGGCGGCGGGCGGGGTGAAGGGTTAG
- a CDS encoding GNAT family N-acetyltransferase, whose amino-acid sequence MVRISPATEHDLEAIADILGETEAYYGGENDRPPLDQIRSALFGESPAAVCLLAHDGDQVLGLASYSLLWPAAGADSSLYLKELYVREGARRRGVARALMDAVKSAAVKAGCSRVEWTADTDNPPALALYEALGVPQHQGKVFYRVSL is encoded by the coding sequence GTGGTGCGGATCAGCCCAGCGACCGAGCACGACCTTGAGGCGATCGCCGACATTCTCGGCGAGACGGAGGCCTACTACGGCGGTGAGAACGATCGCCCGCCGCTCGATCAGATCCGCTCCGCGCTCTTTGGCGAGAGCCCCGCCGCGGTCTGCCTGTTGGCCCACGATGGCGACCAGGTGCTCGGACTCGCGTCCTACTCATTGCTGTGGCCGGCGGCCGGCGCGGACTCCTCGCTCTATCTGAAGGAGCTGTACGTCCGCGAGGGCGCCAGGCGGCGGGGCGTGGCGCGGGCCTTGATGGACGCCGTCAAGTCCGCTGCCGTGAAGGCTGGTTGTTCGCGTGTCGAGTGGACGGCTGACACCGACAATCCGCCCGCCCTGGCCCTGTACGAAGCTCTTGGCGTGCCGCAGCACCAGGGGAAAGTGTTCTACCGGGTGTCGCTCTGA
- a CDS encoding helix-turn-helix domain-containing protein → MSAKLRTRRTLGASMKETFGQALRRLRGPRSLRDVAAIAACGKSYIADLEKGQRFPSKEIAAALDQAVGAHGELIALADTRPGADPLEQADALQRGLHETLTAGPLSHYSLDEVEYTVARHGRATRYRAEGELLPELLADFGDLRLMLSGRQTVQVRKRLTIAVARMSGLMALTLLKLGDGRSRGWWRTGRAAAAAAEDRATLSWMYAQKAYQLYYGGDLEGAVELACRAQQLAGGLPCVGPALAAPLQARALALLGRRGEAIAALAEAEAALDRLAPADTAASAFGYSESQLRFHSGNAWTHLGETSVAAEQQERALELYPASDHMDRALVRLDQAMCQAADGDAAEAAAHATQTLMDLPTEHRSALIVYRAAELVARVPEARTVPEVRVLREALALPPGERATSGADQPSDRARP, encoded by the coding sequence ATGTCCGCCAAGCTGCGGACACGGCGGACGCTGGGGGCATCCATGAAGGAAACTTTCGGGCAAGCGCTGCGGCGGCTGCGGGGACCCCGGTCGCTACGCGATGTCGCGGCGATTGCGGCCTGCGGCAAGAGCTACATCGCGGACCTCGAGAAGGGCCAGCGCTTCCCGAGCAAGGAGATCGCCGCAGCCCTGGACCAAGCAGTGGGTGCACACGGCGAGCTCATCGCCCTTGCGGACACTCGTCCCGGAGCAGACCCTCTGGAGCAGGCGGACGCTCTCCAGCGCGGCCTGCACGAGACGCTGACCGCAGGTCCGTTGTCGCACTACTCGCTCGACGAGGTCGAGTACACAGTCGCGCGCCATGGCCGGGCAACCCGATACCGGGCGGAGGGCGAGCTGCTCCCCGAACTCCTCGCGGACTTCGGCGACTTGAGGCTGATGCTCTCAGGGCGCCAGACGGTGCAAGTCCGCAAACGCCTGACGATTGCCGTGGCCCGCATGTCAGGGCTCATGGCGCTCACTCTGCTGAAGCTTGGCGATGGCCGGTCGCGCGGCTGGTGGCGCACTGGTCGCGCCGCTGCCGCCGCAGCCGAGGACCGGGCGACACTGTCATGGATGTACGCCCAGAAGGCCTACCAGTTGTACTACGGCGGAGACCTGGAGGGTGCGGTCGAACTCGCCTGCCGTGCACAGCAACTCGCGGGCGGGCTGCCGTGCGTTGGGCCAGCGCTCGCAGCGCCTCTGCAAGCGCGTGCCCTCGCGCTACTCGGCCGCCGCGGTGAAGCGATCGCAGCCCTGGCGGAGGCCGAAGCGGCGCTCGATCGCCTTGCCCCGGCGGACACGGCCGCCTCCGCCTTCGGCTACTCGGAGTCCCAACTGCGTTTCCACAGCGGGAACGCCTGGACGCACCTCGGGGAAACGAGCGTGGCCGCCGAACAGCAGGAACGAGCGCTGGAGTTGTATCCGGCATCCGACCACATGGATCGTGCGTTGGTGCGCCTGGACCAGGCAATGTGCCAGGCAGCGGATGGCGACGCCGCCGAAGCTGCGGCACACGCGACGCAGACCCTCATGGACCTGCCGACAGAACACCGATCGGCACTGATCGTCTACCGCGCTGCTGAACTGGTCGCTAGGGTGCCCGAGGCACGGACTGTGCCAGAGGTGCGGGTGTTGCGCGAGGCGTTGGCGCTGCCCCCAGGCGAGAGGGCCACCAGTGGTGCGGATCAGCCCAGCGACCGAGCACGACCTTGA